A genomic stretch from Clostridia bacterium includes:
- a CDS encoding DUF1080 domain-containing protein produces the protein PDNPRNERSKSIENRCKGRGEWNTYDVVAVDGTVKLAVNGKFVNGISRATQKKGYLCLESEGAEIHFRNIRLMELPAGVTTPEQSAPVLK, from the coding sequence GCCGGACAATCCCCGGAACGAGCGCAGCAAATCCATCGAAAACCGCTGCAAGGGACGCGGGGAGTGGAACACCTATGACGTGGTGGCGGTAGATGGGACGGTGAAACTGGCGGTAAACGGCAAGTTCGTCAACGGCATCAGCCGGGCCACGCAGAAGAAAGGCTATCTGTGCCTGGAGTCGGAAGGCGCGGAGATCCACTTCCGCAATATCAGGCTGATGGAACTGCCCGCGGGAGTAACCACCCCTGAGCAGAGCGCCCCGGTGCTCAAATAG
- a CDS encoding Dabb family protein — MKRAFVIATLLVVAFAAGMVAANKFGTPATLLHIVTVQWKDEATPEQRQQAIDGIRKMAGEVPGVRNIWLKTVKVQPNTYNAVFVMEFQNQKAFDAYADHPAHREWEKVYLPIRQRSTTHDVTN, encoded by the coding sequence ATGAAACGAGCTTTCGTGATCGCGACCCTTCTGGTGGTCGCCTTTGCCGCAGGCATGGTGGCGGCGAACAAGTTCGGCACGCCCGCAACGCTGCTGCACATCGTAACCGTGCAGTGGAAGGACGAGGCCACACCCGAGCAGAGGCAGCAGGCCATCGACGGTATCCGGAAGATGGCCGGGGAGGTCCCGGGCGTCCGGAACATCTGGCTGAAGACCGTGAAAGTGCAGCCCAATACCTATAACGCCGTTTTTGTCATGGAGTTCCAGAACCAGAAGGCGTTCGATGCCTACGCTGACCATCCGGCACACCGTGAATGGGAGAAGGTGTACCTCCCCATCCGGCAGCGCAGCACCACCCACGACGTCACCAACTAG